From Panicum hallii strain FIL2 chromosome 2, PHallii_v3.1, whole genome shotgun sequence, a single genomic window includes:
- the LOC112883440 gene encoding uncharacterized protein LOC112883440 codes for MARHAPLLFTIAAVLAVAAASASAYVRAAENELMIIGGDDDVFGLGGVIGGRRRLDDLNGTSPDANATSADANSTSADGAAAKEHISYLALSRDSVPCSQRGASYYNCQPGAEANPYSRGCSALAQCRG; via the coding sequence ATGGCACGGCACGCTCCGCTGCTCTTCACCATCGCGGCCGTGCTCGCCGTGgccgcggcgtcggcgtcggcctaCGTGCGCGCCGCGGAGAACGAGCTGATGATCatcggcggcgacgacgacgtgTTCGGGCTGGGCGGCGTGAtcggcggcaggcggcggctgGACGACCTCAACGGGACGAGCCCCGACGCGAACGCCACGAGCGCCGACGCCAACTCCACGAGCGCCGACGGCGCCGCAGCGAAGGAGCACATCAGCTACCTCGCGCTGTCCAGGGACAGCGTCCCGTGCTCGCAGCGCGGCGCGTCCTACTACAACTGCCAACCCGGCGCGGAGGCCAACCCCTACAGCCGCGGCTGCTCAGCATTGGCGCAGTGCCGCGGCTGA
- the LOC112881797 gene encoding 40S ribosomal protein S21-like has protein sequence MQNEEGKMVDLYVPRKCSATNRIITAKDHASVQINIGHLDENGLYDGRFTTFALSGFVRAQGDADSSLDRLWQKKRAEIKQ, from the exons ATGCAGAACGAGGAGGGTAAGATGGTGGACCTTTACGTCCCCAGGAAGTG cTCTGCCACGAACAGGATCATTACTGCGAAGGACCATGCCTCAGTCCAGATCAACATTGGGCACTTGGATGAGAATGGGCTGTATGACGGCCGCTTCACCACATTTGCTCTCTCTGGATTCGTCCGTGCTCAG GGTGATGCTGACAGTTCTTTGGACAGGCTGTGGCAGAAGAAAAGGGCTGAGATCAAACAGTAG